A single Nitrospirota bacterium DNA region contains:
- a CDS encoding TlpA family protein disulfide reductase, which yields MKVRRRKIVVSSQNKKTTALAIIIIVLCPLLLALSAGDQAPDIALPDLKGNKVAFPDDFRGKVVMIRFWKAMCHHCVREMPAIETVFNKYKDNGFVVLAINVGQPKEDVEGFLSGMTVTYPVLLDLYSVAAKRYGFVSSPTTYVVDRNGVVKETFFGEVEGKVYEKIIGSLL from the coding sequence ATGAAAGTCAGAAGGCGGAAGATAGTAGTTAGTAGTCAGAATAAAAAGACAACTGCACTTGCTATTATCATCATCGTCCTTTGCCCTCTTCTCCTTGCTCTTTCCGCCGGAGATCAAGCTCCGGATATTGCACTGCCTGATTTAAAAGGCAATAAAGTGGCTTTCCCCGATGACTTTAGAGGCAAGGTTGTCATGATACGTTTCTGGAAGGCCATGTGCCATCACTGTGTCAGGGAGATGCCGGCCATTGAGACGGTATTCAACAAATACAAAGATAACGGTTTTGTTGTCCTTGCAATAAATGTGGGACAGCCCAAAGAGGATGTGGAAGGATTTCTTTCCGGCATGACGGTCACTTATCCTGTTCTTCTTGATCTCTATTCCGTGGCCGCGAAAAGATACGGTTTTGTCAGCTCGCCCACCACTTACGTGGTTGATAGAAACGGCGTTGTCAAGGAAACATTCTTTGGTGAAGTGGAAGGGAAGGTGTATGAGAAAATTATCGGGAGTTTATTATGA
- a CDS encoding ABC transporter permease subunit, which yields MNTFLLITKTELKDSITSKWFWLYALVFGGAVIVLFLTGITESQIMGFTGISRLLLTYFQLCVVVLPIFILMTTVRSIVGDKESSVLEYFLSMPVSFSNFFWGKIAGRFIVILVPILAAMLLAALWAGIKGLNIDLKIFITYCCLLVSMSWCFLGIGMLISSLVNRQETGLGIAFFSWLILVLFIDIVLIGVFLQKQVNPELIISIALLNPLQDFRVASMALFDPDLTMLGPASWFILDHFGKTGFILFGIAYPLALGFLTAFSGYLVFSRRDIL from the coding sequence ATGAACACTTTCCTGCTCATAACAAAGACCGAGCTTAAGGATTCAATAACGTCCAAATGGTTCTGGCTCTATGCGCTTGTTTTCGGAGGCGCGGTGATAGTCCTTTTTCTGACCGGCATCACTGAATCACAGATCATGGGCTTCACGGGAATAAGCAGGCTCCTGTTAACATATTTCCAGCTCTGTGTAGTTGTCCTGCCGATCTTTATCCTGATGACCACTGTCCGCTCGATTGTGGGAGACAAAGAATCCAGTGTCCTTGAATACTTCCTGTCAATGCCTGTCTCTTTCAGTAATTTTTTCTGGGGAAAAATTGCCGGAAGGTTCATCGTCATCCTCGTTCCAATTTTAGCAGCAATGTTATTGGCTGCCCTCTGGGCGGGGATAAAGGGGCTGAACATCGATCTTAAGATCTTTATCACATACTGCTGCCTCCTGGTCTCCATGTCATGGTGTTTCCTCGGCATCGGGATGCTGATATCCTCTCTGGTCAACCGGCAGGAAACAGGACTGGGCATTGCGTTCTTTTCATGGCTGATACTCGTTCTGTTTATCGATATAGTCCTGATAGGGGTATTCCTTCAGAAGCAGGTAAACCCTGAGCTTATAATAAGCATTGCCCTTCTTAACCCACTTCAGGACTTCAGGGTCGCTTCAATGGCGCTTTTTGACCCTGACCTGACAATGCTCGGCCCGGCATCGTGGTTTATCCTGGATCATTTCGGCAAGACAGGTTTTATATTGTTCGGCATTGCCTATCCATTGGCACTGGGATTCCTGACGGCTTTTAGCGGTTATTTGGTATTCAGCAGGAGGGACATTTTATGA
- a CDS encoding ABC transporter ATP-binding protein: MIIAEGLRKSFGRRCVLDNINLTISRGERVVFVGHNGSGKTTFIRCLLGLYTFDGKLSIDGMDTRKSRVDILKRVGYVPQTPPPVNMKVADLMQYAAAMSGKQPEIIMETANALNLDKEGDVNKNFMKLSGGMKQKVMISIAAGRGNDIILMDEPTSNLDPESRKIFYDLLSGCSKDTTVILTSHRADELSFLSSRIIEMDYGKIARDTGTAKT; encoded by the coding sequence TTGATAATCGCGGAGGGTCTGAGAAAATCATTCGGCAGGCGATGTGTACTGGACAATATTAATCTGACCATATCAAGGGGGGAGAGGGTGGTTTTCGTGGGACACAACGGCTCGGGAAAGACCACCTTCATACGCTGCCTTCTGGGACTTTACACATTCGACGGGAAATTGAGTATCGACGGTATGGATACCCGCAAGAGCCGGGTGGACATTTTAAAAAGGGTCGGATATGTGCCTCAAACTCCCCCGCCGGTAAATATGAAAGTGGCTGACCTCATGCAATATGCCGCCGCCATGTCCGGCAAACAGCCTGAGATTATTATGGAGACCGCAAACGCCCTTAACCTTGATAAAGAAGGCGACGTCAATAAAAATTTCATGAAGCTTTCTGGAGGCATGAAACAGAAGGTGATGATATCCATTGCAGCCGGGAGGGGGAACGATATCATCCTTATGGATGAGCCGACTTCAAATCTTGACCCTGAGAGCAGAAAGATATTCTATGACCTTCTTTCCGGGTGCTCAAAAGATACGACAGTCATTCTTACAAGTCACAGAGCGGATGAACTGAGTTTTCTTTCCAGCCGGATCATTGAAATGGATTACGGAAAGATCGCGCGGGACACGGGAACGGCAAAAACATGA
- a CDS encoding 4Fe-4S binding protein produces MDSEQLWLQVWQEKIGHIIAFSVFLLIILLTMIFKDRVVKNKTALDLIKYSILCVSFVYGGIALKAQPSTANILILHTAAESKQFPLGLFLLEPFVFLSFAFIVLTMFVWGRGVFCGWLCPYGAMLELLNKLYDKVSKFRLSLPEKVHWKLIYLKYVLFVVIIGIGFYNFFLAEYLTEIEPFRTFILKLKRQWYFVAYFVILTAGSVIIYRAFCRYLCPLGAAIAMPSFLKFIPFIKLRRYDFCRNCRICPRTCKPDAISANGFINSRECLSCLECQVNFWDEDKCPVLIRKKKSVVSSQEPG; encoded by the coding sequence ATGGACTCTGAGCAGCTTTGGTTACAGGTCTGGCAGGAGAAGATCGGGCATATCATCGCCTTTTCAGTCTTCCTGCTGATAATACTTCTCACGATGATCTTCAAGGACAGGGTTGTAAAAAATAAGACCGCGCTGGACCTGATCAAGTACAGTATCTTGTGCGTCTCATTCGTATACGGAGGAATAGCACTTAAGGCGCAGCCGTCTACGGCGAATATCCTGATATTGCACACAGCGGCAGAAAGCAAACAGTTCCCACTCGGACTTTTCCTTCTTGAGCCCTTTGTATTTCTGTCCTTTGCGTTTATTGTCCTGACCATGTTTGTCTGGGGGAGAGGTGTATTCTGCGGATGGCTGTGTCCCTACGGCGCAATGCTCGAGCTTTTAAATAAACTCTACGACAAGGTCTCGAAATTCAGATTAAGCCTGCCTGAAAAGGTCCACTGGAAACTGATATATCTGAAGTATGTGCTGTTTGTCGTAATAATCGGGATAGGCTTTTATAATTTCTTCCTTGCCGAATATCTTACGGAGATCGAGCCCTTCAGGACCTTTATTCTTAAACTGAAAAGGCAGTGGTACTTTGTCGCATATTTTGTGATACTCACGGCAGGCTCGGTCATAATCTACAGGGCGTTCTGCCGGTACCTCTGCCCTCTCGGCGCTGCGATCGCGATGCCTTCCTTTCTTAAATTTATTCCGTTCATAAAGCTCAGGAGATATGATTTCTGCCGGAACTGCAGGATATGCCCCAGGACATGCAAGCCTGACGCGATCAGTGCTAACGGATTTATTAACAGCAGGGAATGTCTAAGCTGCCTTGAGTGTCAGGTGAATTTCTGGGATGAGGATAAATGCCCCGTACTGATCAGGAAAAAGAAATCAGTAGTCAGTAGTCAGGAGCCAGGATAA
- the nosD gene encoding nitrous oxide reductase family maturation protein NosD, with amino-acid sequence MDLKKLSGLCIFVLLLSISAAAKQETTQANLQELVDHAAENSTIVLGRNVYTGPVVINKPLTIDGAGEATVDGQKKGTVIIIKANSVRIKNLKVINTGDRHDMIDAAIALFDSSRCEITNNKIEKSLFGINLQNSHRNLVKDNEISSLPYDLGLRGDGIWVWWSDNNNFTGNKITDSRDIVVWYSMGNNIENNTVTNSRYSLHFMFSDVNFVRNNTFNNNSVGIYNMYSNGIVIEGNTIMRSPGATGMGIGLKEASETVCKNNRIIYCSRGIGVDQSPFEPDTYNYFINNELVFNNEAVSFVTDGTRVNNIFEGNIFKWNIQDVTVSGTRGLAKGSWERNYWDKYEGFDSDRDGVGDTPYKYFIYADQLWVNNPALQFFRGAVVMTFMDFLERLAPFSEPELALVDEKPLRHAARYAWKDEDAIRKRLNERIAASKLLEERRGRKGAVPLPYSGIQH; translated from the coding sequence ATGGATCTTAAGAAACTGTCCGGTCTTTGTATTTTCGTTCTTCTCCTGAGTATATCTGCCGCCGCGAAACAGGAAACAACGCAGGCAAACTTGCAGGAGCTCGTGGACCATGCTGCTGAAAATTCAACCATTGTGCTTGGCAGGAATGTTTACACCGGCCCTGTGGTGATAAATAAACCCCTCACAATCGACGGCGCCGGCGAAGCGACGGTAGACGGGCAGAAGAAGGGCACGGTGATCATCATAAAGGCCAACAGTGTCAGGATAAAAAATCTGAAGGTGATCAATACGGGGGACAGGCACGACATGATAGACGCGGCCATTGCTCTCTTTGATTCCTCACGCTGTGAAATAACGAACAATAAGATCGAAAAAAGTCTCTTCGGGATAAACCTCCAGAATTCCCATCGCAATCTGGTAAAGGACAATGAGATCTCATCATTGCCCTATGACCTCGGCCTGCGGGGCGACGGGATATGGGTATGGTGGAGCGATAATAATAATTTTACAGGCAACAAGATTACAGATTCGCGGGACATCGTTGTCTGGTATTCGATGGGCAACAACATTGAGAACAACACAGTGACCAATTCAAGGTACAGCCTTCACTTCATGTTCTCCGACGTCAATTTTGTAAGAAATAATACCTTCAATAATAATTCCGTCGGCATCTATAACATGTACTCCAACGGGATAGTTATTGAAGGCAATACGATAATGAGGTCTCCCGGCGCAACGGGCATGGGCATAGGGCTCAAGGAGGCTTCCGAGACCGTCTGCAAAAACAACAGGATAATCTATTGTTCACGCGGCATCGGCGTGGACCAGTCGCCGTTTGAGCCTGACACCTATAATTATTTTATTAACAACGAACTGGTCTTCAACAACGAGGCGGTGTCGTTTGTTACAGACGGCACACGTGTAAACAATATATTTGAAGGGAATATCTTTAAATGGAACATACAGGACGTGACCGTATCAGGGACGAGGGGGCTTGCAAAAGGTTCATGGGAAAGAAACTACTGGGACAAATACGAAGGGTTTGACAGCGACAGGGACGGGGTTGGAGACACCCCGTACAAATACTTTATATACGCAGACCAGCTCTGGGTGAATAATCCCGCGCTCCAGTTTTTCAGGGGGGCAGTTGTAATGACATTCATGGATTTTCTGGAAAGGCTTGCGCCGTTCTCAGAGCCTGAACTCGCGCTTGTCGATGAAAAGCCCCTCAGACATGCGGCAAGATACGCATGGAAGGATGAGGACGCGATAAGAAAGAGACTGAACGAGAGGATCGCGGCGAGCAAATTACTGGAAGAGAGAAGGGGCAGGAAAGGAGCGGTCCCCCTGCCGTATTCGGGAATACAGCATTAA
- a CDS encoding c-type cytochrome has product MKNFLLLLIVAGCILAGALSIAGTEPDKAKEAFDTYGCSGCHVPGKDWNGPDLTYVTENRPKDWIIDFILNPKKHYDEPMVKDMIEAFNLHMPEQGVEPKDAELIYEYLKSLAKPAERKEEKRGEKKEKK; this is encoded by the coding sequence GTGAAAAACTTTCTACTGCTTCTCATCGTGGCGGGCTGTATTCTGGCCGGAGCTTTGTCAATTGCAGGAACAGAGCCCGATAAGGCCAAAGAGGCATTTGACACGTACGGCTGCTCGGGCTGTCATGTGCCGGGTAAAGACTGGAACGGCCCCGATCTGACCTACGTCACAGAAAACCGGCCCAAAGACTGGATAATCGATTTTATCCTCAATCCAAAAAAACATTATGACGAGCCCATGGTAAAGGACATGATCGAGGCATTCAATCTCCATATGCCGGAGCAGGGCGTTGAGCCGAAAGACGCGGAGCTTATTTATGAGTACCTTAAATCTTTGGCAAAGCCTGCTGAAAGGAAGGAAGAGAAGCGCGGGGAGAAAAAGGAGAAGAAATAA
- the nosZ gene encoding Sec-dependent nitrous-oxide reductase — translation MAKFKKTYKTWYLLALAVIILLGLFTVPALTQQRAQSLEAVMKERGLTEKDILAAAKTYTPTGKYDPYIALSSGGQSGQVIVYGVPSMRILKVVGVFTPEPWQGYGYDQESREILAGGRVNGKDVNWGDTHHPHFSETNGDYDGEYAFINDKAHARVAVIDLKDFTTKQIVKNPVMKSDHGGAFVTPNTDYVIETSQYAAPLENKYYPISRYKEKYRGAMTFWKFDRSKGRIDEKNSFSVELPPYMQDLADLGKLVSDGWAFTNSFNSEMYTGGIEEGNAPNEAGMSARDTDYLHVINWKGVESEVAAGNFKVINGHKVVPIDTLVKKGLLFLVPEPKSPHGVDVDPTGQYMIVCGKLDTHASVYDFQKIKTLIDSRDFAGKDPFGIPILDLKKALYGQVQLGLGPLHTQYDSQDGIVYTSLYVDSAVVKWDFKKLQVLDKIQVHYNIGHLVAPHGDTVKPQGKYLIALNKLAVDRFNPIGPLHPQNHQLIDITGDKLELLYDLPIPIGEPHNVSIINAKLLKPVVRYKTGTDFRTGEASSYATMAGKEKIVRKGNVVEVFATSIRSHINPERIEVKKGNKVIIHVTNLERAEDETHGFGIYGYSAHMSLEPGKTATFEFTADKEGVYPYYCTEFCSALHLEMMGYLLVKP, via the coding sequence ATGGCAAAATTTAAAAAAACCTATAAGACGTGGTACCTGTTGGCATTGGCAGTAATAATCCTGCTTGGCCTGTTTACGGTCCCCGCACTTACACAGCAAAGGGCGCAATCGCTGGAAGCTGTGATGAAAGAAAGAGGGCTTACCGAAAAGGACATACTTGCCGCGGCAAAGACCTATACGCCGACAGGCAAATATGACCCTTACATTGCCTTGTCATCAGGCGGACAGAGCGGGCAGGTGATTGTCTACGGCGTGCCTTCGATGCGTATCCTGAAGGTCGTCGGCGTATTCACTCCTGAGCCCTGGCAGGGATACGGCTATGACCAGGAAAGCAGGGAGATACTTGCAGGCGGAAGGGTCAACGGCAAGGACGTGAACTGGGGAGATACACACCACCCGCATTTTTCAGAGACCAACGGCGACTATGACGGCGAGTATGCCTTTATCAATGACAAGGCGCATGCAAGGGTTGCGGTCATAGACCTCAAAGACTTCACCACAAAACAGATTGTGAAAAATCCGGTCATGAAGTCAGACCACGGCGGGGCGTTTGTAACGCCGAATACTGATTACGTGATAGAAACCTCACAGTATGCAGCGCCTCTTGAGAACAAATACTATCCGATCTCCAGGTACAAGGAAAAATACCGGGGCGCAATGACCTTCTGGAAGTTCGACAGGAGCAAAGGAAGGATCGACGAAAAGAATTCCTTCTCCGTGGAACTTCCGCCGTACATGCAGGACCTTGCTGATCTGGGAAAGCTCGTATCGGACGGGTGGGCGTTCACAAACTCATTTAATTCAGAAATGTACACGGGCGGTATAGAGGAAGGAAACGCACCTAATGAGGCCGGCATGTCGGCAAGAGATACCGACTATCTGCATGTGATTAACTGGAAGGGCGTAGAGAGTGAAGTAGCCGCAGGAAATTTCAAAGTCATTAACGGCCATAAAGTTGTTCCAATTGACACACTTGTCAAAAAGGGGCTCCTGTTTCTGGTCCCCGAGCCCAAAAGTCCGCATGGCGTTGATGTAGACCCGACAGGCCAGTACATGATCGTCTGCGGGAAACTCGACACTCACGCCTCTGTTTATGACTTTCAGAAGATAAAGACGCTCATTGACAGCAGGGATTTCGCGGGGAAGGACCCGTTCGGCATCCCCATACTCGATCTCAAGAAGGCGCTTTACGGGCAGGTACAGCTCGGCCTTGGCCCATTGCATACGCAATATGATTCACAGGATGGAATTGTATACACATCCCTTTATGTTGATTCAGCTGTTGTGAAGTGGGATTTCAAAAAATTGCAGGTACTCGACAAGATCCAGGTGCATTATAACATCGGCCATCTTGTAGCTCCGCATGGCGACACAGTAAAACCGCAGGGGAAATATCTGATCGCGCTTAACAAACTTGCGGTGGACCGGTTTAATCCGATCGGCCCATTGCATCCTCAAAACCACCAGCTCATTGACATAACAGGCGACAAACTGGAACTGCTTTACGATTTGCCGATACCGATTGGAGAACCGCATAATGTCTCCATAATCAACGCGAAACTGCTGAAGCCAGTAGTCCGCTATAAGACTGGCACCGATTTCAGGACAGGAGAAGCATCCTCATATGCGACAATGGCAGGCAAGGAAAAGATCGTCCGCAAGGGTAATGTTGTCGAAGTGTTTGCCACATCCATAAGAAGCCATATAAATCCTGAGCGTATCGAGGTGAAGAAAGGCAACAAGGTCATTATCCATGTGACTAACCTTGAGAGGGCGGAAGATGAAACACACGGCTTCGGCATATACGGCTACAGCGCTCATATGAGCCTTGAGCCGGGAAAGACCGCAACATTTGAATTTACAGCAGATAAAGAAGGAGTATATCCGTACTACTGCACAGAGTTCTGTTCAGCGCTCCACCTCGAAATGATGGGTTACCTTCTTGTAAAGCCATAG
- a CDS encoding PAS domain S-box protein: MEHQDKAVKDQIDEMIKQGILEVIGDAVSIQGTDFRVLYQNQAHRKLIGDHLGEYCYKVYECRDEVCEGCPVDMAFKDGMSHTTERSAATERGILHVEITASPIRDSSGKIIAGIEVARDITEHKRTDELLKRAATEWQHTFDSISDFVSVHDKDFRCTKVNKALADFKGIKPEDLVGEHCYKIFHGTQGKWPECPLDKMLKSKRTETVEIDDPHIGRPLLVTVSPILDDKGEVTGGVHIARDITEQKKMEKRLKVMDWAIKSSTNAMVLADLEANLTYVNPVFLKLWGYESEDEVLGMHCTKFWQVKDKSTEIVEALRNKGEWAGERGALRKDGSAFIVELSANMVRDDEGKPICMMASLVDITEKKKLEEQLRQAQKMEAVGQLAGGVAHDFNNILSAIIGYGHVTLLKMANDDPLRLNIEHMLEATDKASYLTQSLLAFSRKQITDKKPVGLNGIIKRVEKFLLRIMGEDIKVRTMLSEEALKVLADSGQLEQVLINLATNARDALPKGGTFTIATEKSRIDNEFIRAHGYGSPGRYALITVTDNGTGMNENTKQKIFEPFFTTKEPGKGTGLGLSIVYGIIKQHEGYINVYSEPGAGTIFRIYLPLIAEDIQSEGMTSKTEYPQRGSEVILLAEDDESLRQLTKSVLDEFGYKVIEAADGEDAVSKFLEHKDIIELFLSDLIMPKKSGKAAFDEIRKIKSGIRAIFISGYTADIIQQKGLLEKEMTLIFKPVSPIDLLKKIREELDKK; this comes from the coding sequence ATGGAACACCAAGACAAAGCAGTAAAAGATCAGATTGACGAGATGATAAAACAGGGGATACTCGAAGTCATTGGAGACGCCGTGAGCATTCAGGGCACCGATTTCAGGGTCTTATATCAAAATCAGGCACACAGGAAACTTATCGGCGATCACCTTGGAGAGTATTGCTACAAAGTCTACGAATGCAGGGACGAAGTCTGTGAAGGCTGCCCTGTTGATATGGCTTTTAAGGATGGCATGAGCCATACAACCGAGAGGAGCGCTGCAACTGAACGGGGCATCCTCCATGTTGAAATTACCGCATCCCCGATAAGGGATTCGTCAGGGAAGATCATTGCCGGAATTGAGGTTGCAAGAGACATTACAGAGCATAAGCGTACAGATGAACTGTTAAAAAGAGCGGCAACCGAGTGGCAGCACACCTTTGACTCGATATCGGATTTTGTTTCTGTGCATGACAAGGATTTCAGGTGCACGAAAGTGAACAAGGCATTGGCTGATTTCAAGGGAATAAAACCTGAAGATCTTGTTGGAGAACATTGTTACAAGATTTTTCACGGTACCCAGGGGAAATGGCCTGAGTGTCCTCTCGACAAGATGCTGAAATCAAAAAGAACCGAGACCGTCGAGATTGACGACCCGCATATCGGACGGCCGTTATTGGTAACAGTCTCCCCCATTCTTGATGATAAGGGCGAAGTAACCGGCGGCGTTCACATCGCCAGAGACATTACCGAACAGAAAAAGATGGAGAAAAGGCTGAAGGTCATGGACTGGGCCATTAAATCATCCACCAATGCGATGGTCCTTGCCGATCTTGAAGCCAATCTGACTTATGTAAATCCTGTTTTCCTTAAATTATGGGGATACGAGAGTGAGGATGAAGTCCTTGGGATGCACTGCACAAAGTTCTGGCAGGTAAAAGACAAGTCGACTGAGATAGTTGAAGCGCTGAGGAATAAAGGAGAATGGGCAGGAGAGCGGGGGGCCCTGAGAAAAGACGGTTCCGCGTTTATTGTTGAGTTATCGGCCAATATGGTCAGAGACGATGAGGGGAAGCCAATCTGCATGATGGCTTCATTGGTTGACATAACCGAGAAGAAAAAGCTCGAAGAGCAACTGCGCCAGGCCCAGAAGATGGAGGCCGTAGGGCAGCTTGCCGGCGGGGTCGCACATGATTTCAACAATATTCTTTCAGCGATAATCGGCTACGGGCATGTCACCCTTCTGAAGATGGCAAATGACGATCCGCTGCGCCTGAATATAGAACATATGCTTGAGGCAACAGACAAAGCATCTTACCTCACGCAAAGCCTTCTCGCCTTCAGCAGAAAGCAGATAACAGACAAAAAGCCGGTCGGCCTTAACGGGATAATAAAGAGAGTGGAAAAGTTTTTGTTAAGAATAATGGGAGAGGATATAAAAGTCAGAACAATGCTGAGTGAAGAAGCCCTGAAGGTTCTTGCCGACTCAGGGCAGCTTGAGCAGGTTTTAATAAATCTGGCAACAAACGCAAGGGATGCCCTGCCGAAAGGAGGTACATTTACAATTGCAACAGAAAAGAGCAGGATTGATAACGAATTCATAAGGGCGCATGGATACGGCAGTCCCGGAAGATACGCTCTCATAACAGTGACGGATAACGGCACAGGCATGAATGAGAACACGAAGCAAAAAATATTCGAACCGTTCTTTACAACAAAGGAGCCGGGGAAGGGCACGGGGCTCGGGCTTTCTATAGTCTATGGAATCATTAAACAGCATGAAGGATACATTAATGTCTACAGCGAACCCGGGGCGGGCACAATATTCAGGATTTACCTGCCGTTAATAGCGGAAGATATTCAGTCAGAGGGCATGACCTCAAAGACTGAATATCCCCAGCGCGGCTCTGAAGTGATACTCCTTGCGGAGGATGATGAATCATTGAGACAGCTTACAAAATCCGTACTCGATGAATTCGGCTATAAGGTAATAGAGGCAGCGGACGGAGAAGATGCAGTGAGTAAGTTCCTGGAGCACAAGGACATCATAGAGCTTTTTTTATCTGATCTTATAATGCCGAAGAAAAGCGGGAAAGCGGCATTTGATGAAATCAGGAAGATAAAGTCCGGCATAAGGGCAATATTCATAAGCGGATATACTGCCGACATCATTCAGCAGAAGGGACTGCTGGAAAAAGAGATGACCTTGATATTTAAACCGGTATCGCCGATAGACCTTCTCAAAAAGATAAGGGAGGAGTTGGATAAGAAATAG
- a CDS encoding ABC transporter permease encodes MFERTKNMVIKEFIQIFRDKRMKAIVFFTPIMQLLAFGYAVTTDVNNISTAIYDLDKSYESREIARRLESSGYFSIRYFTESPDEAQYLLDKGKVVTAIQINRGFSSDLKKGSPANIQILIDGTDSNTGTVAMDYASRIITKYAKDSGKQQTGALRSGIDLRSRALYNPDLRSKNYNVPGVISIVIMLTCLLLTSMAIVREREIGTMEQLMVTPLKPVELMLGKTIPFAAIGFFDMFLVTAVGILWFDIPIKGSISLMPLTTAIYLLSVLGIGLFISTISKTQQQALMATFLFYIPAVLLSGFMFPIENMPKLIQYVTYINPLRYFLVIIRGIFLKGNWINILWPQIISLLLLGTAVITVSSLRFKKRLG; translated from the coding sequence ATGTTTGAACGAACAAAAAATATGGTGATAAAGGAGTTCATCCAGATTTTCAGGGACAAACGGATGAAGGCGATTGTTTTTTTTACTCCTATAATGCAGTTACTCGCCTTCGGCTATGCAGTTACGACTGATGTGAATAACATCTCAACTGCCATTTATGATCTTGATAAATCGTATGAGAGCCGGGAAATTGCAAGGAGGCTGGAATCTTCCGGATATTTCAGCATCAGATATTTTACCGAATCACCTGACGAGGCCCAATATCTACTGGACAAGGGCAAGGTTGTCACAGCTATCCAGATAAACAGGGGGTTTTCATCAGATCTAAAAAAGGGATCTCCGGCAAATATTCAAATACTTATTGACGGTACAGATTCCAATACCGGAACTGTCGCAATGGATTATGCCAGCAGGATCATTACGAAATACGCAAAGGATTCGGGCAAGCAGCAGACCGGCGCATTGAGGTCTGGAATCGATTTACGGTCGAGGGCACTGTACAATCCCGACCTGCGAAGCAAAAACTATAATGTGCCGGGCGTCATCTCAATTGTAATTATGCTGACCTGCCTGCTTCTTACTTCAATGGCTATTGTCAGGGAAAGAGAGATAGGCACCATGGAACAACTTATGGTCACGCCCCTCAAACCGGTGGAATTGATGCTTGGCAAGACAATCCCTTTCGCGGCAATAGGTTTCTTTGACATGTTTCTCGTGACCGCAGTGGGGATACTCTGGTTTGATATTCCGATAAAGGGGTCAATATCTCTGATGCCATTAACGACAGCTATCTATCTGTTGTCGGTGCTGGGTATCGGGCTTTTTATATCTACTATCTCAAAGACCCAACAGCAGGCGCTGATGGCGACCTTTCTTTTCTATATCCCCGCCGTCCTGCTGTCAGGCTTTATGTTTCCCATTGAGAACATGCCGAAGCTTATTCAGTATGTCACATATATAAATCCGCTCAGATATTTTCTCGTAATAATAAGGGGCATATTCCTGAAAGGCAACTGGATAAACATACTGTGGCCGCAGATTATATCTCTGCTTCTGTTAGGCACAGCGGTTATAACTGTGAGCTCTCTAAGGTTTAAAAAGAGGCTTGGGTAA